Proteins from a genomic interval of Gossypium hirsutum isolate 1008001.06 chromosome A09, Gossypium_hirsutum_v2.1, whole genome shotgun sequence:
- the LOC107912785 gene encoding uncharacterized protein, whose translation MLDIPERAEQEEVNSRIPNSEQRTISDVPISQMREQELKNMIYGIMNQWYTEMRQERNQAEPPPPPTAPSMVPPVAPPPPTTTESSKRSPLERLRKLGAEEFRGRTDDDPVKAEYWLQSLIRIFKEMACSPDDYLRCAVSLLKEEAYSWWETIEAVVPAEKISWEFFQNEFKKKYVGRRYLDKKKREFLDLRQGNKSVAEYEREFVYLSKYARDIIPTEEEMCIRFEEGLNDEIRMMIGGNEIREFVVLSDRAQKLEEVYNRKMQRDRKSKELFKRGASKSFSDFPVKKSREEISRTTSVSGRSGRDRPRQSDFRVFDRPTASVSSVQNASRPKCQYCGRYHFGECRTKMGACYKCGATDHLIRDCPQLQKDEVEQKEIQRTIPQRSRRSGQSSATGTTRSGTRESVGRSENRAPARTYAIRAREEATTPDVIAGDVISVGSENMDDTVRIISALSAQRLLRKGNEAFLAYILDTREAEHAQHLRIVLQILREKQLYAKLSKCEFWLHEVAFLGHIVSADGIRVDPSKVTAVVNWKVPKNVTEDNAQRLQSIEGDEKQEDTSVNGGNDEQMASEEEDAEKAKSKSATSRQNEKLYAVEGMLNTKMKRAENKRRKKAKNKLTSGDEAMDDDDDNYDFGVDYVKGKEQN comes from the exons ATGTTAGATATACCTGAACGTGCCGAGCAAGAAGAAGTTAACAGTAGAATACCAAATTCTGAACAAAGAACAATCAGTGATGTTCCGATTTCCCAAATGCGAGAGCAAGAATTAAAGAATATGATTTATGGgattatgaatcagtggtatactGAAATGAGGCAAGAAAGAAATCAGGCTGAACCACCTCCTCCCCCTACTGCTCCATCGATGGtacccccggttgctcctccacctcctacaacgactgaatctagtaagcgttctccattggaaaggcttagaaaacttggagccgaagaatttcggggaaggactgatgatgatcccgtcaaagctgaatattggttacagagtttgataagaatttttaaagaaatggcttgctcaccagatgactatttgagatgtgctgtgtctctgttgaaagaagaagcttatagttGGTGGGAGACGATCGAGGCTGTGGTTCCGGCAGAGAAAAtttcttgggaattcttccaaaatgaatttaagaagaaatatgtgggcagacggtatttggataaaaagaaaagggaatttcTTGACCTACGGCAGGGAAATAAATCAGTAGCtgaatacgaaagagaatttgtctacctcagcaaatatgcccgagacattatacctactgaagaagaaatgtgtatccggtttgaagaagggttaaatgatgaaattagaatgatgattgggggtaatgaaatacgagagttcgttgtTCTGTCAGACCGTGCTCAAAAGCTCGAAGAAGTATACAACAGAAAAATGCAGCGGGATCGGAAAAGTAAAGAGCTATTCAAAAGAGGTGCTTCTAAGTCATTTTCAGATTTTCCagtgaagaaatctagagaagaaattaGTCGAACTACATCAGTTTCGGGAAGATCGGGTAGAGATagaccaagacaatctgatttCAGGGTATTCGATAGACCTACAGCAAGTGTGAGCAGCGTTCAGAATGCTTCCCGGCCTAAGTGTCAATATTGTGGAAGGTATCATTTCGGAGAATGCAGGACTAAGATGGgagcttgttataaatgtggggctactgatcatcttattcgagattgtccccAGTTGCAAAAAGATGAAGTGGAACAGAAAGAGATACAGAGAACCATTCCCCAAAGAAGTAGACGTTCAGGCCAGAGCAGTGCTACAGGGACTACCCGTTCGGGTACGAGGGAATCAGTTGGTCGATCAGAGAATAGAGCACCAGCACGTACCTACGCCATTCGAGCAAGGGAAGAGGCTACTACTCctgatgtaattgctg GAGATGTAATCTCAGTTGGGTCTGAAAATATGGATGATACAGTCAGAATTATTTCAGCTCTCTCTGCTCAGAGATTATTACGCAAAGGCAACGAAGCATTCTTGGCCTATATCCTAGATACTCGAG AGGCTGAACATGCACAACATTTAAGGATTGTACTACAGATTTTGCGGGAGAAACAGTTATATGCGAAATTGAGCAAATGCGAATTTTGGCTCCATGAAGTtgcgtttttgggtcatattgtatcagctgatGGAATAAGAGTGGATCCAAGTAAGGTAACGGCAGTGGTAAATTGGAAAGTTCCGAAGAATGTTACTGAA GATAATGCCCAACGCTTGCAATCAATTGAAGGTGATGAAAAGCAAGAAGATACATCAGTTAATGGTGGTAATGATGAGCAGATGGCTTCTGAAGAAGAAGATGCTGAAAAGGCAAAGTCAAAATCTGCCACAAGCAGGCAAAATGAGAAGCTGTATGCAGTAGAAGGCATGCTGAACACAAAGATGAAAAGAGCTGAGAATAAGAGAAGGAAAAAAGCCAAAAATAAATTAACCTCAGGGGATGAAGctatggatgatgatgatgataattatGACTTTGGTGTGGATTATGTTAAGGGAAAGGAACAAAACTAG
- the LOC107935181 gene encoding AT-hook motif nuclear-localized protein 23, which yields MAGLDLGTAASRYVQHLQRPDLHLHHQPEPEDREISNNRHGQDDDVSHQALDLVNGSHSGDLVIARRPRGRPPGSKNKPKPPVIVTRESANTLRAHLLEVGSGCDVFDCVANYARRRQRGVCILSGSGTVTNVSIRQPAAAGAVVTLHGRFEILSLSGSFLPPPAPPGATSLTIFLAGGQGQVVGGNVVGELMAAGPVILIASSFTNVAYERLPLEEDDDQMQMQSGGGRGNNGGNMFTDDGAVPGGLPFFNLPPNMQPNVHLPVEGWQGNSGGT from the coding sequence ATGGCGGGTCTTGATTTAGGCACTGCTGCTTCTCGCTACGTTCAACATCTTCAAAGACCCGACCTTCACCTCCATCACCAACCTGAACCTGAAGATCGCGAAATTTCAAACAATCGTCACGGCCAAGATGATGATGTTTCCCACCAAGCTCTGGATTTAGTCAACGGTTCCCACTCGGGTGACCTTGTTATAGCCCGTAGGCCCAGGGGTCGTCCTCCAGGTTCTAAAAACAAGCCCAAGCCTCCGGTCATCGTCACTAGGGAGAGTGCAAACACGCTCCGGGCTCACTTACTGGAAGTTGGGAGCGGCTGCGATGTGTTCGACTGTGTTGCCAACTACGCTCGGAGAAGGCAAAGGGGAGTGTGTATACTGAGCGGGAGCGGTACGGTGACCAACGTCAGCATTAGGCAACCAGCTGCGGCTGGAGCTGTTGTTACCCTTCATGGCAGATTCGAAATATTATCACTTTCGGGTTCGTTTTTGCCGCCGCCAGCTCCTCCAGGCGCCACCAGTTTGACAATCTTTTTGGCCGGCGGGCAAGGTCAGGTTGTTGGGGGAAATGTGGTTGGGGAACTGATGGCGGCTGGACCTGTTATACTCATAGCATCGTCGTTTACAAATGTGGCCTATGAGAGACTCCCTTTGGAAGAGGATGATGACCAAATGCAGATGCAAAGCGGCGGCGGCCGTGGAAACAATGGTGGTAACATGTTTACCGATGACGGTGCTGTCCCAGGTGGGTTGCCTTTCTTCAATTTGCCACCCAATATGCAGCCTAATGTCCACTTACCAGTTGAAGGATGGCAAGGAAACTCAGGTGGTACATAG
- the LOC107917068 gene encoding uncharacterized protein At4g13200, chloroplastic, producing the protein MVTIVCTVGLRKAVAEALNERIESTIGEFLSVVGRLQAEQQKQVQDFQEKVLERAKRAKEQAAREALEAQRLIPKSTSLSTSMGSGATANNGAAAKASSSTANNGVSTTPSSYNPANPAAANTDPGPDTKKE; encoded by the exons ATGGTTACAATTGTGTGCACTGTGGGATTAAG GAAGGCTGTAGCCGAAGCATTGAATGAGAGAATCGAGTCCACAATTGGGGAATTTTTGAGTGTTGTTGGAAGGTTGCAGGCTGAGCAACAAAAGCAAGTGCAGGATTTCCAG GAAAAGGTATTGGAAAGAGCAAAAAGAGCCAAAGAGCAAGCGGCACGCGAGGCATTGGAGGCACAAAGGCTGATTCCAAAGTCTACTTCCCTAAGTACATCAATGGGCAGTGGTGCCACTGCAAACAATGGGGCTGCAGCTAAAGCTTCGTCCTCAACTGCCAATAACGGAGTTTCTACAACCCCATCCTCCTATAATCCCGCCAACCCTGCTGCTGCTAATACAGACCCTGGGCCTGATACTAAAAAGGAATAG
- the LOC121206265 gene encoding beta-amyrin 11-oxidase: MSHELLAVLLIGLFIAGRETTSRTAIWATIYLHNHPHLLHKAKVKWDFGLLPKQLICFNFFIGFQIPIFQEEQEEIVKRGPSSQKGLTFTEIKQMKYLSKVIDETLRIRTNIFSIFREAKNETYLNGYQIPQGWKVLVWTSAVHMDPEIYPNPKEFLLSIWNDFIPKAGAFLPFSTGSSTCPRADLAKLEVTIFLHYFLLNYKLVQLNPGGPVNYFPSLDPADNCPAKIIKIR; this comes from the exons ATGAGCCATGAACTCCTTGCTGTTTTATTAATCGGGCTCTTCATTGCGGGTCGTGAAACTACATCTCGAACGGCTATATGGGCCACCATCTATCTCCATAATCATCCCCATCTGTTGCACAAGGCCAAGGTGAAATGGGATTTTGGTCTTTTACCCAAACAACTCATctgttttaacttttttattggatttcaaattccaatttttCAAGAAGAGCAAGAGGAAATCGTGAAAAGAGGACCTTCTTCCCAGAAAGGTTTAACCTTCACCGaaattaaacaaatgaaatatcTATCCAAG GTGATTGATGAGACACTACGAATACGCACCAATATTTTTTCAATCTTTCGAGAAGCAAAAAATGAAACTTATCTCAATG gctACCAGATACCACAAGGCTGGAAAGTGTTGGTATGGACAAGTGCAGTTCATATGGACCCTGAAATTTATCCCAACCCAAAAGAATTCCTTCTTTCAATATGGAAT GATTTTATACCCAAAGCAGGGGCTTTTCTACCCTTTTCAACAGGAAGTAGTACCTGTCCTAGAGCTGATCTGGCCAAACTTGAAGTCACTATTTTCCTTCATTATTTCCTGCTCAACTATAA GCTTGTACAACTTAATCCAGGAGGTCCTGTTAATTATTTCCCTTCACTAGATCCAGCTGACAACTGTCCTGCCAAAATCATTAAGATCCGTTGA